A window from Prionailurus viverrinus isolate Anna unplaced genomic scaffold, UM_Priviv_1.0 scaffold_42, whole genome shotgun sequence encodes these proteins:
- the LOC125159062 gene encoding aryl hydrocarbon receptor-like isoform X2, whose translation MLSIGGRYAGKKRKKPARRSPKPQPPEGAKSNPSKRHRDRLNQELTKLTNLLPFPEDVRARLDKLSILRLIVGYLKVKSYFAAILKDSIADCSGDPPMNPGRSEHTSPQVNAELFSEGDLLLQALNGFLMAVTEDGYVLYVSPTVQDYLGFHQSDVIYQSVFELIHKEDRAMFQSQFLWPPDAAPISREGEQDNHPLPGENCLSLSGTPTDSLQHQPLEDPSYLERSFVCRFRCLLDNSSGFLELNFHGHLKLLPGQNNRSEDGILMSPQLTLFAIATPRQPLTILELQNKTFLFQTKHKLDFTPIACDSRGKVVLGYTDSELCRKGSGYQFIHAADMMHCAENHVRMMRTGESGLTVFRLLTKQAGWLWVQSNARLVFRGGQPDCIVARQRALTERAEEKEPSSSVNKLSPNPLTPEPCMCGMDSQPEA comes from the exons TCCTAAAccacagcctccagaaggagccaaGTCCAACCCTTCTAAACGGCACCGGGACCGCCTGAATCAAGAGCTGACCAAACTGACCAACTTGCTGCCCTTCCCTGAGGATGTGCGGGCCCGGCTTGACAAGCTCTCCATCCTCAGGCTGATTGTGGGCTACCTAAAGGTGAAGAGCTACTTCGCAG CCATCCTAAAGGACAGCATTGCAGACTGCTCAGGTGACCCACCCATGAATCCAGGAAGAAGTGAGCATACCTCTCCACAGGTCAATGCAGAACTGTTTTCTGAAGGGGACTTGCTTCTTCAG gccctcaaCGGCTTCCTCATGGCAGTTACAGAGGATGGCTATGTTTTATACGTCTCTCCCACGGTCCAGGACTACTTGGGATTTCATCAA TCAGATGTCATCTATCAGAGTGTGTTCGAGCTGATCCACAAGGAGGATAGAGCCATGTTCCAGAGCCAATTTCTCTGGCCTCCAGATGCAGCACCTatcagcagagagggagagcaggacaACCACC CTCTGCCTGGAGAGAACTGTCTCTCACTTAGTGGCACCCCCACTGACAGCCTTCAGCATCAGCCCTTGGAGGACCCCTCCTATCTGGAAAGAAGTTTTGTCTGTCGGTTCCGCTGCCTGCTGGACAACTCTTCTGGGTTTCTG GAGCTGAATTTCCATGGCCATCTGAAACTCCTCCCTGGGCAGAACAATAGATCAGAAGATGGCATCCTCATGTCTCCTCAACTCACCCTGTTTGCAATTGCAACACCTCGCCAGCCACTCACCATCCTGGAgctccaaaacaaaacatttcttttccaaacaaaacacaaattggATTTCACACCTATAGCCTGTGATTCCAG AGGCAAGGTGGTCCTGGGTTACACCGACAGCGAACTCTGCAGGAAAGGATCGGGCTACCAGTTCATCCACGCGGCTGACATGATGCACTGCGCCGAGAATCACGTGCGGA TGATGAGGACGGGCGAGAGCGGCCTCACGGTGTTCCGGCTGCTCACCAAGCAGGCCGGCTGGCTGTGGGTGCAGTCCAACGCCCGCCTGGTGTTCCGTGGCGGCCAGCCGGACTGCATCGTCGCCCGGCAGCGGGCCCTGAC AGAGAGAGCTGAAGAGAAAGAGCCCTCAAGTTCTGTGAATAAACTTAGCCCAAATCCGCTCACCCCTGAACCATGTATGTGTGGGATGGATAGCCAACCTGAGGCctaa